A window from Sulfuricurvum sp. encodes these proteins:
- a CDS encoding sensor domain-containing diguanylate cyclase → MIQWLQKMEISKAYKLSMVLIACLVSLSFFNIFFLIDKHKEYAQLINLSGKQRMLAEQAHSTLLQIFYNPSDENYHELESILKTMHKDYVSLKKSFINIAFDAPNIYTNGYKNSVLNDLYEPKALLLLPKNDQKIRDILDHREQIIGELNLVVEQLQQKSDSLNELMIKRGAILLLIILITLGIISILIFQPLLMRLNTHHQVITKLNSELELRVQERTKRLQKMLDIVNQYVYSSYTDTKGVITYVTDAFCELSGYSREELLGKTHSIIKHPDYKKNDFNSLWQTLLKGNVYKGIIKNRNKNGNDYWLESYIVPDENEDGTIIGFQAFRQNVTDKIRLEELNNELENRVAERTKEIERVAVTDSLTGLFNRHRFNQELDDALALYKRYQTPVTLAILDIDHFKTINDTYGHNIGDETLVILAELLQKQMRQTDKLARWGGEEFVILFINTELNGALIAAESLLKAIRNLTFREVGQVTCSIGLAALIPTDTSKSVLHRADTSLYRAKERGRNRVCYQYVG, encoded by the coding sequence ATGATTCAGTGGCTACAAAAAATGGAAATATCTAAAGCATATAAATTGTCAATGGTTTTGATTGCGTGTTTAGTAAGTTTATCTTTCTTTAACATTTTTTTTCTTATAGACAAACACAAAGAGTATGCTCAACTCATCAATCTCAGTGGTAAACAGAGAATGCTCGCAGAACAAGCTCATTCAACACTGCTACAGATATTTTATAATCCATCAGATGAAAATTACCATGAGCTTGAATCTATTTTAAAGACTATGCACAAAGATTATGTTTCATTAAAAAAATCGTTTATTAATATTGCCTTTGATGCCCCAAATATTTATACAAATGGATACAAAAATAGTGTTTTAAATGATTTGTACGAACCAAAAGCTTTATTACTACTTCCGAAAAATGATCAAAAAATTAGAGACATTTTGGATCATCGTGAACAGATAATTGGAGAGCTCAATCTTGTAGTCGAACAACTTCAGCAAAAAAGTGATAGTTTAAATGAACTTATGATCAAAAGGGGCGCTATTTTACTTTTAATTATTTTGATAACGTTGGGGATAATTTCCATACTTATTTTTCAGCCTTTATTGATGAGATTAAATACTCATCATCAAGTCATTACAAAATTAAATAGTGAACTAGAACTTAGAGTGCAAGAACGGACAAAAAGATTACAGAAAATGCTAGATATTGTTAACCAGTATGTTTATTCCAGCTATACAGACACTAAAGGCGTAATTACATATGTAACCGACGCTTTTTGTGAATTAAGCGGATATTCGCGGGAAGAACTTTTGGGTAAAACCCACAGTATTATAAAACATCCGGATTATAAAAAAAATGATTTTAACTCTCTTTGGCAAACATTATTAAAAGGAAATGTTTATAAAGGCATAATTAAAAATCGGAATAAAAATGGAAATGACTACTGGCTTGAATCGTATATCGTGCCTGATGAAAATGAGGATGGAACCATTATTGGTTTTCAGGCATTCAGACAAAATGTTACCGATAAAATACGACTTGAAGAGTTGAATAATGAACTTGAAAATCGTGTAGCCGAACGGACGAAAGAGATCGAACGGGTTGCAGTTACGGATTCCTTAACCGGACTTTTTAACCGCCATCGTTTTAATCAAGAGTTAGATGATGCATTAGCTTTGTACAAACGGTATCAAACTCCAGTAACCTTGGCTATTTTGGATATTGACCATTTTAAAACTATCAATGATACATATGGACATAATATCGGCGATGAGACACTCGTTATACTCGCGGAATTGCTGCAAAAACAAATGCGTCAAACGGATAAATTAGCACGTTGGGGCGGTGAAGAATTTGTTATTCTTTTTATTAATACTGAACTTAATGGAGCACTGATTGCAGCAGAGAGTTTACTTAAGGCTATCCGAAATTTGACCTTTAGAGAAGTTGGTCAGGTTACCTGTAGCATTGGATTGGCAGCATTGATACCGACAGATACTTCTAAGAGTGTTTTGCATCGTGCGGACACATCTTTATATAGAGCAAAAGAGCGGGGTCGCAATAGAGTATGTTATCAATATGTAGGCTAA
- the cobA gene encoding uroporphyrinogen-III C-methyltransferase: protein MGGKVYLTGAGPGDPDLLTVKALRLIHQADVIVYDRLINDEILREAKKEAILIYVGKEDSLHTLPQEEINALLVAYAHTHDTIVRLKGGDPLVFGRGGEEALYLSKNGIAFEIIPGISSAIAVPAYAGIPLTHRGINTSFRIITGHQTVFSEDFDAGVLRENETLVILMGLHRLDKIIRSLLYNGLDSSLPCAIIENGTMPTQKQVFATLDTIVDESRHIHSPALIVVGETVSLHKNLEWFQSL from the coding sequence ATGGGTGGTAAAGTCTATTTAACGGGAGCAGGTCCAGGAGACCCTGATCTTTTAACGGTTAAAGCACTACGTCTGATTCACCAAGCGGATGTTATTGTGTATGACAGACTTATTAATGATGAGATATTGCGTGAAGCTAAAAAAGAGGCAATTCTCATCTACGTCGGAAAGGAAGATAGCCTCCATACTCTCCCTCAAGAGGAAATCAATGCTCTTTTGGTGGCATATGCACATACACATGACACAATAGTCCGCCTCAAAGGGGGTGATCCGCTGGTATTCGGACGCGGAGGCGAAGAAGCCCTGTATCTCTCAAAAAATGGAATTGCATTTGAAATTATCCCCGGAATCAGCTCTGCAATCGCAGTACCTGCATATGCAGGGATTCCGCTAACGCATCGGGGTATCAATACTTCCTTTCGCATTATTACGGGGCATCAAACAGTTTTTTCTGAAGACTTCGATGCAGGAGTATTGCGGGAAAATGAAACCCTCGTTATTTTGATGGGATTACATAGATTAGATAAAATCATCAGATCTTTACTCTATAACGGATTGGATTCGTCACTCCCTTGCGCCATTATAGAAAATGGGACTATGCCTACACAAAAACAGGTATTTGCTACTCTTGATACCATCGTTGATGAATCACGGCATATCCATTCGCCCGCTCTTATTGTTGTGGGTGAAACTGTCTCTTTGCATAAAAATCTGGAATGGTTTCAAAGTCTATAA